Proteins encoded within one genomic window of Hahella chejuensis KCTC 2396:
- the djlA gene encoding co-chaperone DjlA, whose amino-acid sequence MWWGKFFGSVMGFMSGGPFGAAFGIWLGDKFDQTMQPFTPGWRFSFNHHDSARTLNSLFRILGGISRSMEAHKDDAQTVLAARAMSLAHFLDLDATRQKRSREAFFRGAARDFDLATEARAFRQANRFHPYNIALLLNLSIQVAISEGDPGPATRNALETLRQGLGISHSEFEFIFQEILKARHQQGHSQKHSLSDAYRILGISENANAQQIKQAYRRLMNQFHPDKLTARGAPINEVERAKVTAQQIQQAYAQIKSALKAV is encoded by the coding sequence ATGTGGTGGGGTAAGTTTTTCGGCAGTGTAATGGGATTCATGTCCGGCGGTCCTTTCGGCGCCGCCTTCGGCATCTGGCTGGGCGACAAATTTGACCAGACCATGCAACCTTTCACCCCGGGATGGCGCTTCAGTTTCAATCATCACGACAGCGCCCGCACCCTGAACAGCCTGTTCCGCATACTGGGGGGAATCAGCCGCTCGATGGAAGCGCATAAAGACGACGCGCAAACTGTTCTGGCAGCCCGCGCCATGAGTCTCGCCCACTTTCTTGACCTGGACGCAACGCGTCAAAAACGCAGCCGCGAAGCTTTTTTCAGAGGCGCCGCCAGAGATTTCGATTTGGCGACGGAAGCTCGCGCGTTTCGCCAGGCGAATCGCTTCCATCCCTATAACATCGCCTTGCTGCTGAACCTGTCCATTCAAGTGGCGATCTCGGAGGGCGATCCGGGCCCGGCCACACGCAACGCTCTGGAAACGCTGCGACAGGGTCTGGGAATCAGCCACAGTGAGTTCGAGTTCATCTTTCAGGAAATCCTCAAGGCGCGTCATCAGCAAGGCCATTCACAAAAGCATAGCCTCAGCGATGCTTATCGCATTCTTGGAATCAGCGAAAACGCCAACGCACAGCAGATCAAACAAGCCTATCGCCGCCTGATGAATCAGTTCCATCCCGATAAACTCACGGCGCGCGGGGCGCCGATTAATGAAGTGGAACGCGCCAAAGTAACGGCGCAACAGATTCAGCAGGCCTACGCCCAAATCAAAAGCGCGCTCAAAGCCGTTTAG
- a CDS encoding DUF3530 family protein, translating into MTKMLAGIILGCLVFGHVPAYAEEKAGAEKKSAPVTNQRDSAPNPQVNMLLSLAKSLPGSQVLWLNGKQGDASAMLALYRPANVAEQQGAVMLLHDRGQHPDWPQFIHSLRNELPDEGWHTLSIALTPPAEAKTPKRVLLSASDKEFPYAPKKPAADNAPEKSSTRQLETLTPEQLAETNEATEQLEQQQAVEGVDIDVSGEGDTVEETAEKPVEATVGNTERIELGMQQLSAFGQENKVLLGVGSGVDAMLRYVLANPQSMASGLSMVWINAEVSEGLLDEIKEKAQGFFSLQVLDLYDSALDLQSRNAMQRRDFARRNGMEGYRVEGMSGLSLIPSSENGQVTRKVESWLTFHAPGMKKQTKRL; encoded by the coding sequence ATGACGAAAATGCTCGCCGGAATTATTTTGGGGTGTTTGGTCTTTGGCCATGTTCCCGCGTATGCGGAGGAAAAGGCTGGTGCGGAAAAGAAATCTGCGCCTGTAACGAACCAGAGAGACTCGGCGCCGAATCCACAGGTAAATATGCTGCTTTCCCTGGCGAAGAGTCTTCCGGGCAGTCAAGTGTTATGGCTCAACGGCAAACAGGGCGACGCCAGCGCCATGCTGGCCTTATACCGACCTGCGAATGTGGCGGAGCAACAAGGTGCGGTTATGTTGCTGCATGATCGCGGACAGCATCCTGACTGGCCGCAGTTTATCCACTCGCTGCGAAATGAGTTGCCGGATGAAGGCTGGCACACGCTGTCTATTGCGCTTACTCCTCCGGCAGAGGCTAAAACGCCAAAGCGCGTTTTGCTGTCAGCGAGCGATAAAGAGTTTCCCTATGCGCCGAAGAAGCCTGCGGCAGATAACGCCCCGGAGAAAAGCAGTACACGCCAGTTGGAAACGTTAACGCCGGAGCAACTGGCGGAGACCAATGAAGCGACCGAACAGCTCGAACAGCAGCAGGCGGTTGAAGGTGTGGATATTGATGTCAGCGGGGAAGGGGATACGGTCGAAGAGACTGCAGAGAAGCCTGTGGAAGCGACTGTTGGAAATACTGAAAGGATCGAGTTGGGCATGCAGCAGCTGAGTGCGTTCGGGCAGGAAAACAAGGTGCTGCTCGGCGTTGGCAGCGGTGTTGACGCTATGCTGCGCTATGTTCTGGCGAATCCGCAAAGCATGGCTTCAGGACTATCCATGGTATGGATCAATGCGGAGGTCAGTGAGGGGCTGCTGGACGAAATTAAAGAAAAAGCGCAGGGCTTTTTCTCGTTGCAAGTGCTTGATCTGTATGACTCCGCTCTGGACCTGCAAAGCCGGAACGCCATGCAGCGACGGGATTTCGCACGCCGCAACGGCATGGAAGGCTATCGAGTCGAGGGAATGAGTGGGCTGAGCCTGATTCCCTCGTCTGAGAATGGACAGGTGACGCGAAAGGTGGAAAGTTGGCTGACTTTTCATGCGCCAGGCATGAAGAAGCAGACTAAACGGCTTTGA
- the rpe gene encoding ribulose-phosphate 3-epimerase has translation MADPLIAPSILSADFARLGEEVVNVLEAGADIVHFDVMDNHYVPNLTIGPMVCSALRKHGVTAPIDVHLMVKPVDAMIASFIEAGATYITFHPEASEHIDRSLQLIRDGGCKAGLVFNPASPLHYMDYVMDKLDMVLLMSVNPGFGGQAFIPATLNKLREARAKIDASGLPIRLEIDGGVKVDNIREIAAAGADTFVAGSAIFNTDDYAATIAKMRDQIALAQSV, from the coding sequence ATGGCTGATCCATTGATCGCTCCTTCGATTTTGTCCGCAGACTTCGCCAGATTAGGCGAGGAAGTTGTCAACGTGCTGGAAGCGGGAGCGGACATCGTGCATTTCGATGTCATGGACAATCACTATGTGCCGAATCTCACCATTGGCCCAATGGTGTGTTCAGCCTTGAGGAAACATGGCGTGACAGCCCCTATCGACGTGCATCTGATGGTCAAGCCGGTTGACGCGATGATCGCTTCCTTCATTGAAGCCGGCGCGACCTATATTACCTTTCATCCGGAAGCCTCCGAACACATTGACCGCTCCCTGCAACTGATTCGTGATGGCGGCTGTAAAGCCGGCCTGGTGTTCAACCCCGCCTCGCCCTTGCATTATATGGATTATGTAATGGATAAGTTGGATATGGTGCTATTAATGTCCGTCAACCCCGGCTTCGGCGGACAGGCTTTCATCCCCGCGACCCTGAACAAATTGCGTGAGGCGCGCGCAAAAATCGACGCCAGCGGCTTACCAATTCGCCTGGAAATCGATGGCGGCGTGAAAGTGGACAACATCCGCGAAATCGCGGCCGCTGGGGCAGATACCTTTGTCGCTGGCTCCGCCATCTTCAATACCGACGACTACGCCGCGACCATCGCCAAAATGCGCGACCAGATTGCTTTGGCGCAGTCCGTTTAA
- a CDS encoding phosphoglycolate phosphatase, producing MPDLLIPSYENGLPQLALFDLDGTLIDSAPDLADAVDFMLLESGFSAAGEALVREWVGNGAPMLIKRALAHALELEEPQQVAEAQFQSAASIFYDRYDEYCCVRTRIYPGAEELLQHWRDQGVAMGIVTNKPARFTQPILQALKLEQYFAISLSGDSLPVKKPDPTPLLHACEALQAQPGSTLMIGDSINDVLAARHANMKIACVTYGYNHGEDIRDANPDWVMDSLIELK from the coding sequence ATGCCAGACCTTTTGATCCCCAGTTATGAAAACGGCCTGCCACAATTGGCGTTATTCGATCTGGACGGCACGCTGATTGACTCAGCGCCTGATTTGGCGGATGCGGTAGATTTCATGTTGCTGGAATCCGGTTTCAGCGCAGCGGGAGAAGCGTTAGTGCGGGAATGGGTGGGCAATGGTGCGCCGATGCTGATCAAACGGGCATTGGCGCACGCATTGGAGCTGGAAGAGCCACAACAGGTTGCAGAGGCGCAATTCCAGAGTGCGGCGTCGATCTTCTATGATCGCTATGACGAATACTGCTGCGTGCGCACCCGCATTTATCCTGGCGCGGAAGAGTTGTTGCAACATTGGCGCGATCAAGGCGTTGCGATGGGGATTGTCACCAACAAGCCCGCCCGCTTCACTCAACCGATACTGCAGGCCCTCAAACTGGAGCAGTACTTCGCCATCAGTTTGTCCGGCGACTCCCTGCCCGTCAAAAAGCCAGACCCAACCCCACTCTTGCATGCATGCGAAGCCTTACAGGCGCAGCCAGGCTCTACGTTGATGATTGGCGACTCCATCAATGATGTACTGGCCGCCCGTCACGCGAATATGAAAATCGCCTGCGTCACTTACGGCTACAACCACGGCGAAGACATCCGCGACGCCAATCCGGATTGGGTCATGGACTCGCTCATTGAGTTGAAGTAA
- a CDS encoding calcium-binding protein, translated as MILDLDGDGIETTPADGSVLFDHDGDGIKNASGWIKSDDGILVLDRNGNGVVDNGSELFGGNTIKANGDKAKNGFEALADMDSNGDGVVNASDAQFGDLRVWRDLNQDGESQVNELFKLSDLGITAIGTSHKEGTINVGNGNQSIAQGQFTKSDGTTGETGAAESLNLSSNNFYREFTDTIAIPEALQGLPDMAGSGAVRDLIEAATLNSDLAEVLTEYANASTRDAQLGLLDKLIDVWADSADFDDWLERIADAKMGIRDVEFRISSPESTITADVWIVDKDSNSSSGGASDRPNYLDTVPGYGLKVGDYAADAQLNTLAKIRVLEVFNGENFFEFGFEEDQKKGISDVQLSVGSTGRRYKMGLAFGPVIITQKAFGFSEQQIGFIDKSYQLLSSSIYSSLANQTRLKPYLDKLQLNINEHGELGVDFSGLEEFIKQKEGVDLLNTTYDVAELFHFNGERLFKAGWRNGVAILESQLERLRSLNGDAAFDELVQHINRFSGDISNLSDADTTEKGDSGFNILIGLAGNDRLEGGNGDDVLLGGDGDDMLVGGLGADVLHGGAGNDVLNGERGADVFEFNLGDGQDLIHNYDDDHSLVNRLKLGAGIKKEDLSFTRHGEDLVITIGTGGEQVRMKNHYSSRVEYQVEEIEIAGTAMLLQDLLKEQSEVKIAGLTEGNDTVYGTHERNRMEGLGGNDILMAQGGDDELLGGAGDDTLKGELGDDRLEGGEGNDRLEGGNGDDVLLGGAGDDVLVGGMGADVLHGGAGNDVLNGERGADVFEFNLGDGQDLIHNYDDDHSLVNRLKLGAGIKKEDLSFARHGEDLVITIGTGGEQVTMKSHYSRRVEYQVEEIEIAGTAMLLQDLLKEQSEVKIAGLTEGNDVAYGTNERNRMEGLGGNDILIGEGGDDELLGGAGDDTLNGGLGDDRLEGGEGNDRLEGKEGDDVLLGGAGDDVLVGGMGADVLHGGAGNDVLNGERGADVFEFNLGDGQDLIHNYDDDHSLVNRLKLGAGIKKEDLSFTRHGEDLVITIGTGGEQVTMKNHYSRRVEYQVEEIEIEGTAMLLQDLLKEQSEVKIAGLTEGNDVAYGTNERNRMEGLGGNDILIGEGGDDELLGGAGDDTLNGGLGDDRLEGGEGNDRLEGKEGDDVLLGGAGDDVLVGGMGADILHGGAGNDVLNGERGADVFEFNLGDGQDQIHNYDDDHSLTNRLNLGEGIEAENLWLTRNGNALDIQLLGSSGDSVRINNWYANSYYQIEEIHTQDAMLDHSKVEALVNAMAAFGAPSGGEITLTDEERSQVNAAIAAAWQPS; from the coding sequence TTGATATTGGATTTAGACGGCGATGGTATAGAAACAACTCCAGCGGATGGCTCTGTCCTTTTCGATCATGATGGCGATGGCATTAAGAATGCGTCAGGCTGGATTAAGTCCGATGATGGCATATTAGTTCTTGATCGTAACGGCAATGGCGTTGTGGATAATGGCTCCGAGTTGTTTGGAGGTAACACCATCAAGGCTAATGGAGATAAAGCCAAGAACGGCTTTGAGGCGTTGGCTGATATGGATAGCAACGGTGACGGTGTTGTTAATGCAAGTGACGCCCAGTTTGGGGATCTTCGTGTATGGAGAGATTTGAATCAGGACGGCGAAAGTCAGGTCAATGAACTTTTCAAACTGTCAGATTTGGGTATCACTGCAATTGGTACATCCCATAAGGAAGGGACCATTAATGTTGGAAATGGCAACCAGTCAATAGCGCAAGGTCAATTTACGAAGTCTGACGGAACAACTGGGGAAACGGGAGCGGCGGAAAGCTTAAACTTGTCATCGAATAATTTTTATAGAGAATTCACGGACACGATTGCGATCCCTGAAGCCCTTCAAGGGTTGCCTGATATGGCGGGATCAGGCGCCGTGCGCGACCTGATTGAGGCTGCGACATTAAATTCAGACCTGGCGGAAGTGTTAACTGAATATGCAAATGCATCGACTAGAGATGCGCAACTCGGGCTGCTGGATAAGCTGATTGATGTATGGGCGGATAGCGCCGACTTCGATGACTGGTTGGAGCGCATCGCTGACGCCAAGATGGGAATTCGGGATGTTGAGTTTAGAATATCGAGTCCTGAGTCGACAATTACTGCAGATGTATGGATTGTTGATAAGGATAGCAATAGCAGCTCTGGAGGCGCATCGGATCGGCCTAATTACCTCGATACAGTCCCCGGATATGGCTTAAAAGTCGGAGACTATGCAGCTGATGCTCAGCTAAACACTCTGGCTAAGATTCGAGTTCTGGAAGTATTTAATGGTGAAAACTTTTTCGAATTCGGATTTGAAGAAGATCAAAAGAAAGGAATCTCTGATGTGCAACTTAGTGTTGGAAGTACTGGACGCCGATATAAAATGGGCCTGGCTTTTGGGCCTGTTATTATTACGCAAAAAGCCTTTGGTTTTAGTGAACAGCAAATAGGCTTTATAGATAAATCATATCAGCTTTTATCATCTTCGATATATTCCTCATTGGCTAATCAGACTCGCCTTAAGCCTTATCTGGATAAATTGCAACTTAACATCAATGAGCATGGTGAACTAGGTGTAGACTTTAGTGGCCTAGAAGAATTTATAAAGCAGAAAGAAGGTGTTGATTTATTAAACACTACTTATGACGTTGCTGAATTATTTCACTTTAATGGAGAAAGGCTTTTTAAAGCTGGATGGCGCAATGGCGTCGCCATACTTGAATCTCAACTTGAGCGCTTGCGGAGCCTTAATGGCGATGCGGCGTTTGATGAACTAGTTCAGCATATCAATAGATTTAGCGGCGATATCTCCAACTTATCCGATGCAGATACCACAGAAAAAGGCGATTCTGGTTTTAACATTTTAATCGGCTTAGCTGGCAATGACCGCTTGGAAGGCGGCAACGGCGATGACGTGCTGTTGGGCGGCGACGGCGACGACATGCTGGTGGGCGGCTTGGGCGCGGACGTGTTGCACGGCGGCGCAGGCAATGACGTGCTGAACGGAGAGCGGGGCGCGGACGTCTTTGAGTTCAACCTGGGCGACGGTCAGGACCTGATCCACAACTATGACGATGATCACAGTCTGGTGAACCGCCTGAAGTTAGGCGCGGGGATCAAGAAAGAGGACCTGAGCTTTACGCGTCATGGCGAGGACCTGGTGATCACGATAGGAACCGGCGGCGAGCAGGTGAGGATGAAGAACCACTACTCCAGTCGGGTTGAGTATCAGGTTGAAGAGATCGAGATCGCAGGAACGGCGATGCTGCTGCAGGATCTGTTGAAAGAACAGAGCGAAGTGAAGATTGCGGGCCTGACGGAAGGGAATGACACGGTGTATGGAACGCACGAGCGCAATCGCATGGAAGGCTTGGGCGGGAATGACATCCTGATGGCCCAGGGCGGTGATGACGAGCTGCTAGGGGGCGCGGGCGACGACACGCTGAAAGGCGAGTTGGGCGACGACCGTCTGGAAGGCGGAGAAGGAAACGACCGCTTGGAAGGCGGCAACGGCGATGACGTGCTGTTGGGCGGCGCGGGCGATGACGTGCTGGTGGGCGGCATGGGCGCGGACGTGTTGCACGGCGGCGCAGGCAATGACGTGCTGAACGGAGAGCGTGGCGCGGACGTCTTTGAGTTCAACTTGGGCGATGGCCAGGACCTGATTCACAACTATGACGATGACCATAGTTTGGTGAATCGCCTGAAGTTAGGCGCGGGGATCAAGAAAGAGGACCTGAGCTTTGCGCGCCATGGCGAGGATCTGGTGATAACGATCGGAACCGGCGGCGAGCAGGTGACGATGAAGAGCCACTACTCCCGTCGAGTTGAGTATCAGGTTGAAGAGATCGAGATCGCAGGAACGGCGATGCTGCTGCAGGATCTGTTGAAAGAGCAGAGCGAAGTGAAGATTGCGGGTCTGACGGAAGGGAATGACGTGGCGTATGGGACGAACGAGCGTAATCGCATGGAAGGGTTGGGCGGGAACGACATCCTGATAGGCGAAGGCGGAGATGACGAGCTGCTGGGCGGCGCGGGCGACGACACGCTGAATGGCGGCTTGGGTGACGACCGTCTGGAAGGCGGGGAAGGAAACGACCGTTTGGAAGGAAAAGAGGGCGACGACGTATTGCTGGGCGGCGCGGGCGATGACGTGCTGGTGGGCGGCATGGGCGCGGACGTGTTGCACGGCGGCGCAGGCAATGACGTGCTGAACGGAGAGCGGGGCGCGGACGTCTTTGAGTTCAACCTGGGCGACGGTCAGGACCTGATCCACAACTATGACGACGATCACAGTCTGGTGAACCGCCTGAAGTTAGGCGCGGGGATCAAGAAAGAGGACCTGAGCTTTACGCGTCATGGCGAGGACCTGGTGATCACGATAGGAACCGGCGGCGAGCAGGTGACGATGAAGAACCACTACTCCCGTCGAGTTGAGTATCAGGTTGAAGAGATCGAGATCGAAGGAACGGCGATGCTGCTGCAGGACCTGTTGAAAGAGCAGAGCGAAGTGAAGATCGCGGGTCTGACGGAAGGGAATGACGTGGCGTATGGGACGAACGAGCGTAATCGCATGGAAGGGTTGGGCGGGAACGACATCCTGATAGGCGAAGGCGGAGATGACGAGCTGCTGGGCGGCGCGGGCGACGACACGCTGAATGGCGGCTTGGGTGACGACCGTCTGGAAGGCGGGGAAGGAAACGACCGTTTGGAAGGAAAAGAGGGCGACGACGTGTTGCTGGGCGGCGCGGGCGATGACGTGCTGGTGGGCGGCATGGGCGCGGACATTCTGCACGGCGGCGCAGGCAATGACGTGCTGAATGGAGAGCGTGGCGCGGACGTCTTTGAGTTCAACCTGGGCGACGGCCAGGATCAGATCCATAACTACGATGACGATCACAGTTTGACAAACCGTCTTAACCTTGGAGAGGGAATCGAAGCTGAAAACCTTTGGCTCACTCGCAATGGTAATGCCCTTGATATTCAACTACTCGGCTCTTCCGGTGATAGCGTTCGTATCAATAATTGGTACGCAAATAGCTATTACCAAATCGAAGAAATCCACACCCAGGACGCCATGCTTGACCACTCCAAAGTGGAGGCGCTAGTCAACGCCATGGCCGCTTTCGGCGCGCCATCAGGTGGAGAGATTACGTTGACTGACGAAGAGCGCAGTCAGGTGAACGCGGCGATAGCTGCGGCTTGGCAACCTTCCTGA
- a CDS encoding HlyD family type I secretion periplasmic adaptor subunit, whose protein sequence is MSQAQPQPKKKEVLSQQEILEFLPAAIEIEQTPASPLGRAILWAIVLLFTIAVIWACFGKIDIVAVTQGKVIPSERVKTIQPLETAVISKIHVSDGQQVKAGDLLITLDGAQAEADLRRLDGEWRESAAQSQRYKAMADWLQQERAGSPVMPENDALPASLQQQHRNLLQQEAAEFTARLNALKREAARLNAEHEMTVAEITKQSRIMEVLRERVNALDVMQNRKLGSRVQYLELKQELIEVEQDLAVQQARLKQLGASLAANEAQQETLLHEQYKNTLAQWREADTRAASLQEERIKADQRSRQTRLTAPIDGTVQQLAVHTVGGVVTPAQELMLIVPEHSEMEVEALVLNKDIGFVQEGHFAEVKVDTFNFTKYGIIDAELVDLSDDAIQDENLGLVYKARLKLKQDGLTVENKYVRLSPGMSVTSEIKTGQRRLIEYFLSPLLRYKQESLGER, encoded by the coding sequence ATGAGTCAGGCGCAACCGCAACCAAAGAAAAAAGAAGTTTTATCCCAGCAAGAGATTCTGGAGTTTCTGCCGGCAGCAATCGAAATTGAGCAAACACCCGCGTCCCCGCTGGGTAGAGCCATTCTCTGGGCGATCGTATTGTTGTTCACTATTGCAGTGATATGGGCTTGTTTTGGCAAGATAGACATCGTCGCCGTTACTCAGGGTAAGGTCATTCCCAGCGAAAGGGTCAAAACTATTCAGCCGCTGGAAACTGCCGTCATCTCTAAAATTCATGTCAGCGATGGTCAGCAAGTGAAAGCGGGCGATTTGTTGATTACCTTGGACGGCGCGCAGGCGGAAGCGGACTTGCGTCGATTGGACGGAGAGTGGCGGGAAAGCGCCGCGCAATCGCAACGCTATAAAGCCATGGCTGACTGGCTGCAGCAAGAGCGTGCAGGCTCTCCGGTCATGCCGGAGAATGATGCGCTCCCGGCCAGTCTGCAGCAACAACATCGCAACCTGTTGCAGCAGGAGGCAGCAGAATTCACCGCTCGATTGAACGCGTTGAAGCGTGAAGCGGCGCGTCTCAATGCGGAGCATGAGATGACCGTTGCTGAAATCACCAAGCAAAGCCGGATCATGGAAGTATTGCGAGAGCGGGTGAATGCGCTGGACGTCATGCAAAATCGCAAGCTTGGCTCCCGTGTTCAGTATCTGGAGCTCAAGCAGGAGCTGATTGAAGTCGAACAGGATCTGGCGGTGCAACAAGCGCGTTTGAAGCAGCTTGGAGCATCTCTCGCCGCCAATGAAGCTCAGCAAGAAACCCTGTTGCATGAACAGTATAAAAATACACTGGCGCAATGGCGGGAAGCGGACACCCGCGCCGCCTCGTTGCAGGAAGAGCGTATCAAAGCGGACCAACGCAGCCGCCAAACCCGCCTGACCGCCCCCATCGACGGAACAGTTCAGCAATTGGCGGTGCACACCGTCGGCGGCGTCGTTACTCCTGCACAGGAGCTGATGCTGATCGTTCCAGAACACAGCGAAATGGAAGTGGAAGCGCTGGTGCTCAACAAAGACATCGGCTTCGTTCAGGAAGGACACTTCGCAGAAGTGAAGGTAGATACCTTCAACTTCACCAAGTATGGAATCATCGACGCGGAACTCGTCGACCTGTCCGACGACGCCATTCAGGACGAAAACCTCGGCTTGGTTTACAAAGCCAGACTCAAACTCAAACAAGATGGACTGACGGTGGAAAACAAATACGTCCGGCTAAGCCCCGGCATGTCCGTCACCAGTGAAATAAAAACCGGTCAAAGACGATTAATTGAATACTTCCTGTCGCCATTGCTGCGGTATAAGCAGGAGAGTTTGGGGGAGAGGTGA
- a CDS encoding type I secretion system permease/ATPase, with the protein MSETNSTGRLDTGLAALVMLARFHQVAADPAQIQHHFGTHENAFTEQALIRASRHLKLKAKAFTSSWEKLAHIALPAIAATQDGHYVVLARAAEDKVLIQDPAGQGPQTLSKEEFMERWSGRLILITKRSVLPGMSGKFDISWFIPAILKYKSLLRDVIIASFFIQLFALITPLFFQVIIDKVLVHKGLTTLDVLAFGLIVLSIFDVVLNGLRNYVFSHTTNRVDVTLGSKLYHHLIHLPISYFLMRQVGNTVARVRELDTIRNFITSSALTLVIDLFFTIVFFVVMYFYSPTLTWVVLGSIPFYVALSVYITPILRNRLDEKFKRGAENQAFLTESVSGMETVKAMAVEPQMQRRWEENLAAYVAASFKANNLGNIASQSAQLINKIVTVLILWIGATLVMQNELSIGQLIAFNMIAGRVSGPILKLVQLWQDFQQAGISIARLGDILNTPTEPGHNPNRTTLQQIQGQVSLENVSFRYSPDQPHILRNLSLDVKPGEVIGIVGRSGSGKSTLTKLVQRLYVPEAGRVLVDGVDLAQMEPAWLRRQVGVVLQENRLFNRSVKDNIALVDPSLPMERVIQAAKLAGAHEFIVQLPQGYDTIVGEQGASLSGGQRQRIAIARALICNPRILIFDEATSALDYESERVIQENMRHMCRGRTVFIIAHRLSTVRQADRIIVVDKGEIVESGNHDQLLQQGGYYTKLYSYQNHTPAIRKVETTAPADAVIGNAEKGGAQ; encoded by the coding sequence ATGTCTGAAACAAATTCCACAGGGAGGTTGGATACCGGCCTCGCTGCGTTGGTGATGTTGGCCCGGTTTCACCAGGTCGCCGCCGATCCCGCCCAGATTCAACACCACTTCGGTACTCACGAAAACGCCTTTACTGAACAGGCGCTTATCCGTGCTTCCCGACATCTCAAACTGAAAGCCAAAGCCTTTACTTCTTCCTGGGAGAAACTGGCGCATATCGCTTTGCCTGCGATAGCTGCGACGCAAGACGGACACTATGTTGTGCTCGCGCGCGCAGCGGAAGACAAAGTTCTGATTCAGGACCCGGCGGGTCAGGGACCGCAGACTTTATCCAAAGAAGAGTTTATGGAACGCTGGTCAGGTCGCCTGATTCTCATTACAAAACGTTCAGTGTTGCCGGGCATGAGCGGGAAGTTCGATATCAGTTGGTTTATTCCCGCTATTCTCAAATATAAATCCCTGTTGCGGGATGTCATCATCGCCTCGTTTTTCATTCAGCTTTTCGCATTGATTACGCCGCTGTTTTTCCAGGTGATCATCGATAAAGTATTGGTGCATAAGGGCTTAACCACACTGGATGTGCTTGCTTTTGGTCTGATTGTCCTCTCTATATTTGATGTGGTGTTGAACGGTCTGCGGAACTATGTGTTCAGTCATACCACCAACCGGGTCGATGTGACGCTTGGCTCTAAGCTGTATCACCACCTGATTCATCTGCCGATTTCCTACTTCCTGATGCGCCAGGTAGGCAATACCGTAGCCCGAGTGCGGGAACTGGATACGATCCGCAACTTTATCACCAGCTCGGCGTTAACCTTGGTGATCGACCTGTTCTTCACCATTGTCTTTTTTGTGGTGATGTACTTTTACAGCCCGACACTGACCTGGGTGGTGCTGGGCTCGATACCTTTCTATGTGGCGCTGTCCGTCTATATCACCCCAATCCTGCGCAATCGTCTGGACGAGAAGTTCAAGCGCGGCGCTGAGAATCAAGCGTTTCTCACCGAATCCGTTTCTGGCATGGAAACCGTTAAAGCCATGGCGGTGGAGCCGCAGATGCAGCGTCGCTGGGAAGAAAATCTGGCGGCGTATGTCGCGGCTTCTTTTAAGGCCAATAACCTTGGCAATATCGCCAGCCAGTCGGCGCAGTTGATTAATAAAATCGTAACGGTATTAATTCTGTGGATTGGAGCGACGTTGGTGATGCAAAACGAGTTGAGCATCGGCCAGCTCATCGCATTTAACATGATCGCGGGGCGCGTCAGCGGTCCCATTCTGAAACTCGTGCAACTCTGGCAGGACTTCCAGCAGGCGGGAATCTCTATTGCAAGGTTGGGTGATATTCTCAATACGCCGACCGAGCCAGGACATAACCCGAATCGCACGACGCTCCAGCAGATTCAGGGGCAGGTCAGCTTGGAGAACGTATCATTCCGCTACAGCCCGGATCAGCCTCATATTCTCCGTAACCTGTCCCTGGATGTGAAACCGGGAGAGGTGATCGGCATTGTCGGCCGCTCCGGCTCAGGGAAGAGTACGCTAACCAAACTGGTCCAACGTCTCTATGTGCCTGAAGCCGGCAGAGTGCTGGTGGACGGCGTGGACCTGGCGCAAATGGAGCCCGCCTGGCTGCGCCGTCAGGTCGGTGTCGTGTTACAGGAAAACCGCCTGTTTAACCGGTCGGTGAAAGACAACATTGCCCTGGTTGACCCAAGTTTACCCATGGAGCGCGTTATCCAGGCCGCGAAACTGGCTGGCGCTCATGAATTTATCGTGCAGCTGCCGCAAGGTTACGACACGATCGTGGGCGAGCAGGGCGCGTCTCTGTCTGGAGGCCAGCGTCAGCGCATCGCCATTGCTCGGGCGTTGATCTGCAATCCGCGCATTCTGATTTTTGATGAAGCCACCAGCGCCCTAGATTATGAATCCGAGCGGGTTATTCAGGAGAACATGCGGCATATGTGTCGTGGGCGCACGGTGTTCATTATTGCGCACCGGCTTTCCACCGTTCGTCAGGCGGATCGCATTATTGTGGTGGATAAGGGCGAAATCGTGGAAAGCGGCAATCACGATCAATTGCTGCAGCAGGGCGGTTACTACACCAAGCTCTACAGCTATCAGAATCATACCCCTGCAATACGCAAAGTGGAGACGACTGCTCCGGCGGATGCGGTAATCGGCAACGCTGAGAAGGGAGGCGCGCAATGA